TAGAGCGTCCAGTCGCGCAGCCGGTCCCGGTCCACTTCCAGGGAGTCGGCCAGCTTGGCCACCCGGCGGCGGGCCGCGGCGGCCGCGCCCGACCCGGCCATCAGATCCTCGAACCGGTCCAGCACCAGCGCGGCCAGGTCGTACGCCCGCTCGCCGACCACCGGCGCCGGGCCGACCGCCAGCCAGGGCGACCGCTCACCGGCCAGCACCTTGCCCTGCCGGAACGTGCCGTGCAGCAGAAACTGCTCGTCGGACCCCTGCGCCAGGGCGCGCCGCAGCTCCAGCGCCTGGTCCACCAGCGGCCCGGCCGCCGGGGCCAGCGCCCCGGCCGTCCGCAGTGCCTCCACGGCCTCCTCGGTACGCCCGGCCAGCGTCTCGAAGGCATGCCCTGGGCCCGGCGGCACCCACAGCCGCCGCACCGTACCGGCCGCCTCCAGCAACGCCTTGGCCTCCGGCAGCGACCGCAGCGACACCGCGCCCTGGAGCCGCTCCAGCAGCAGCGCACCGCTCGTGTCGTCGGCCCGCAGCAGCCGCACCGCGCCCCAGCCGTCCCATGCCTCCAGCGCCGCCCCCTCGTGCGCGGACACCCGTCCGGGCACCGGGAACTTGAGCGCCGCCGGCGTCCCGTCCTGCTGCCGTACGAGGGCGAGCAGACTGCTGCGGCCACCGGGGGCGTGCACCCGCTCCAGCGTCAGATCCCAGGCCTCCAGCCGCTGCTGAACCAGCGTCGGCAGCGCATCGAGCCACTTCCGCACGGGACTTTCCGGATCGCCGCTCAGCGAACTCACCAACCGCTGCGGCGGTTCGATGGGTGCCGTTGCCATGCTTGAGCTGTCCCCT
This Streptomyces decoyicus DNA region includes the following protein-coding sequences:
- a CDS encoding aminoglycoside phosphotransferase family protein, encoding MATAPIEPPQRLVSSLSGDPESPVRKWLDALPTLVQQRLEAWDLTLERVHAPGGRSSLLALVRQQDGTPAALKFPVPGRVSAHEGAALEAWDGWGAVRLLRADDTSGALLLERLQGAVSLRSLPEAKALLEAAGTVRRLWVPPGPGHAFETLAGRTEEAVEALRTAGALAPAAGPLVDQALELRRALAQGSDEQFLLHGTFRQGKVLAGERSPWLAVGPAPVVGERAYDLAALVLDRFEDLMAGSGAAAAARRRVAKLADSLEVDRDRLRDWTLYRAVDTGVREVAVGERQRGELLLEFAAWL